The following DNA comes from Candidatus Nitrosotalea okcheonensis.
TGCTGATTACTACAATATCTCCTGCGCTGTATGCTTTTTCTGGTTCTTTTGTTCCTCCCATGAATTTTACATTGTCTTCAAGATCAAGGTCCTTTACTGCATTGGCACACCTTACACAATATTCAAGGTCAATTCCTGCCCCATAGATTAGGCACTGGATGTCCGGAATCTCTTCTTTTACATACTTGATAGCCTGTGTAAGACAGACTATATCCTTGAAGGGGTCTATTCTTGCAACTGAGACTATAGTCGGCCTGTCATCGTTGCGTTGTACATCTACCGGTCTAAACTTTGATGTGTCAACTCCATTATACACTACTTTAATCTTGGAAGGATTCGCACCAAGTTTTTCTTCCCATATCTTGTTAAAATTACATACTGTAGTTAGTGTATCAGAAATGGAATATACTGTGCGTATTATATTGTGAGAAAATATTTTCCAAAATATCTTTGAAGATTCATCAAATAGGAAACGGTTGTAATACAATAATAATTCTCTATATGCAACTCCATGCTCTGTAATCAGAACGGGACAGTTACTTTCTTTTCTGGCATAAATGGCAATCAACGAAGGAAGCCATGCCAATGAACAATGGATTATATCCACTTTTGGAACTTGAATTGAAAGAAGTGCAATATTTCTCTGTATAAGCTGAAATGCAATTAGTGCTTCCTTCATTGTCAAGTGCCTATACAAATGCTGCCTGCCTAGCTGCTCCATGAATATGTCCCAGCACAGATGATGCTCAAGGCATTTCTTGGAATCATACTTTAGTAAAAACTGGTGAAGTTTAACTATCAATTCTTCTAGTAGTTTTGTATCACATCTATCTGATAGAACTGCGCGGAGGAACTCTTTGTAGAGGCCCAAAAAATTATTTTGTATTATAGATTCAGTTGTTCGAAGAATTTTTGGAAGCAGGGATCCCCTTTCTTTAGAAAATTCATCATATCTGTTTGAGCCAAATATTGGAACATCTATAATTTGGGTAACATTTTTTGGTACCGTATACACAGAATTACAATTCGGATTTGATAGTGCGTTTACTACAACAAATTCATAGTCTTGCATACTGTCAATCAGTGCCTTGGTCCAGGTATACACTCCCCCTGAGGTAATGTTGGGATAACCATCCCAGTTAATTAGTAAGACTTTTTTCAAATTTCTTTACCTTGTGCTTTGATTCTGAATTGCCTTCTTCGGGATTGTTTTTAGCATAGATTGACTCGATGGTTTTTAGGATATTTCCCATGGCATTGTCTATCTGGGCTGAAATCTGCATGTTAGTCTGAGTAATGTCATTTTTAGTCACTGTTGTAGCCATTTTTCTCTGCCTCATTAGATTCATGGCGTCTTCTTCTCCAAGAAAGGGGTTTATTCTCCTGGCAAGTGAAACATACTTGTCATAGACAACTTGTGTTTTCTCGCTATCGCATGCAAGATGGTAATATTCATAACATTCCTTGTATGACCAGAGCGCCTCTCTTACTGACTCTCCAATTATAGAATCCCCACGAGTCTCATAAAGCATTGCAGTTTGCAGATAAAGATGACGTGACGCTGCAAGGTTTCCAGTGACAGACAAACAATTTGCTGCACAAGAACAGCAAAGAGCAGCTCTTACTAGCAAGTTTTTTTGCAGAGATTCTGCAGCATCTTTCATATAAAGAAAAAATGCCTCAAAAAAATTTCCTTCTTCTTCCATCTTGACAGCATTCAACCACAAGTTAGATTCGCTTGTAATTCTGTGCATCCATGTTTCTATCTTCAATCTATATGAATTCACTATCCATGTTTTTTAAAAACAATGTAACTTTTTACAAGCAAAGTTTCGTAGTATAAAGTTCTAGTAAAGTATTATAAAAAAATTCATAAAGTGAGAGTAACATACAACAAGATATTTTTAGCCTCATAACAAGAGACTATTTTGCATAAAACTGCATGATATACGAACACTGGTGACAATAAACTAGTTCGTTATTTTGACATTATTATTTGTGGAGATCCTAAATTGTTAGTTTCATTTCCGCTAGTTGCATTAATGCTATAATTTGTGCCATTTGGTATTGGAGTTATTGGCAAGGCATCATGTGCCTGTATTTCTTTCCAGGCTTTTTCTGCAGCTGCTCGAAAAGCACCCTCATTTGCAGATGCATTATCAATTAAAGAAAACGACAACAACCCAATTATTGCAATGCTAAATATTATAATCGGCTTCACTTCACTTTACTTTGTTTTTGTTTTTTATTAACCTGAACTATAAATCTACTAGAACATTCTTAGCATATTTGGGTAAAATCTAGAAATGTGTCATGGGTAGATGCCAAAGCATACCTAGAATTTGTCAATCACAGCACGTAGTCCATGAAATTCCTCGGTAGCCAAGACAGCTTGTTTTATTTCACCTAACGAGTATCGGTGTGTTGCAATTTTTGATAGATCTATCATCCCATCAGATGCAAGTGTTGCAGCCTTTTGCAGCATTTTAGGTGTTGAGCTAAAACTTCCCATTATCGAGACTTGATTGTAATGCAGCCAATTAGGATCAGGTGAAAACCCATGACCATTTGAAAATCCACTAAACAGATTAATTTTGGAGTTTTTACCTGCCACCATCGTTGCAAGATTTAGTGCATCCGGATTACTTGTAGCAACTATGATGATGTCAGAGCCGTAACCATCTGTGAAGCTCAAGACATCATCAACTGTTTGATTCCCGAATATAAAAGCCTCATCAGCGCCCATCGATTTCGCTTTTTGTATCCTGGACTCAATTTTTCCCACAACTGCAGTTTTTGCATGATGTAATCTCTTGGCTAGTTGTAGATGAGTCAGCCCGATTGCACCATCACCTATTATCAGAATTGAGCTTTCTGGTTCAATCTCTCCCAACTGGGAAAATCCATTTAAGCAACATGCTAACGGTTCCAAAAGAGCGACCTCCTCGTTTTTTAAATTATCAGGAACTTGAACTAGCCCGCCTATTTTGATTATCTCTTTTGGGATCTTGAGGTATCCCGCAAAGCCACCATCAACCGTTGATCCAATCTCCCGTAAATTATTGCACAAATTGTATTGATGTTTATTGCAGAACTTACATCCAAGACAAGGTATGATCGGGGATACTGCAATCCTTGTTCCAGATCTTAGAACTCCATCTGATGTATTGATATCTTGTAGCACTTCTGCACATATCTCATGGCCCAGTATGAGTGGAGTCTTTACTTTTTTGTGTCCATTGCGATAAACGCGTGCATCATATCCACAGACAGCACAGGCATTTACCTTAACTACCGATTCATTATTGTCTTGTGAAAATTCTCGCTCTTCTACAACAAGGTTGTCTGGACCATAAAACATTGCGGCATTTGCCTTCAAATTCAACATTTTGCTGGCATAGGTGAAAAAAGTCATCTTGTTATACTATCATGTGCACGAATTATCTACTATATGTATTTAGTAGGATTTTTAGCTAAGATTATTCCAGATTCTTGAAATACTTAATGACCCAAGTAAGCTCCTTGACATTTTTAAATTTTGTTTGCGTCTGGATCCAATGTCTCGACAAATATAAAGTGGACAATGATGGCTTGTCATAGCATAGGAGAAGTATGAAACCTTGGCAAGATTTTTTGATCCTCACATACACATGTACTCTAGAACCACTGATGATTACGTAGCAATGGCAAAAGCTGGAATTGAGGTCGTTGTTCAACCTTCTTTCTGGCTTGGCAGTCCAAGAACTTCGGTCGGTACTTTTGAGGATTATTGGGAACACATGATAACATTTGAAACAAAGAGGGCAAAAGATTTTGGAATAGAACACTTTGTATGCATCTCTGTAAATCCAAAAGAAGCCACATCAAGGCCTCTTGCCATCGATGCGTTAGAGCCCATGAAACAAAAATATATTGACCGTGAGAATGTCGTAGCGATAGGAGAGCTTGGATATAACCTCATAAATGATTCCGAGGAGGAAGTTTTTGTAAAACAGATGGAGCTGGCAACATCAAAGGACATGCTGACGATGGTCCACCTCCCACACCACAGTAAAGTAGATGGTATGAACCGCATTGAGAAGATTCTAAAAAACGACCACAAACACAAAAGAGAAAAAATATTGATAGATCACAACATTGAGGATACAATTGGAAAGACATTGGAACTAGGCCTTTGGGCAGGTCTTTCAGTGTATCCCGTCACAAAATTATCTCCTGAAAGAGCAGCCAAGATAATTCAAAAACACGGGTCAGACCACATAATGATAAACAGTGCAGCAGATTGGGGGGTGTCGGATCCACTCAGCGTACCATTGACTGCACAAAAGATGAAAAATGAGGGAATTAGTTCAACTGACATTGAAAAGACTACTTTTTACAACGCGTATGATTTCTACAAACAGTCTCCCAGATTTACCTGGAAACCTTGATGACATATCAGAATCTCTGACATGAAGATTGCTTTTAGTACTAATGCATTCAAGAGATATTCTCTTGAAGACTCCATAAAGGAAATAGCTGCAATCGGTTATGAAGGCGTAGAGATATTATGTGATGTACCACATGCATATCCACCAGAATTTAGCGAAAAGAAAATTCAATCCATAAAAAATCTCTTGTCAAGAAATAACTTGCAGATATCGAATCTTAATGCCTTTACCCTTTATGCAGTTGGAGACACTTATCACCCATCATGGATAGAAGATGATGAAAAATCAAGGGAGACAAGAGTAAAACATACAATAGACTGTATCCATATGGCAAAAAAAATAGGAGCCAAAAATATTTCCACAGAACCTGGAGGTCCAGTAAATGGTGCAGACAACCACAGTTTTGCCCATCTGGAAAAATTATTCATTAACGGTTTATTGAGGGCATCAGAGATAGCCGAAAAACAAGGAATAAAGATTCTTGTCGAGCCCGAACCGTTCTTATTGTTAGAGAACTCAAAACAATTCAAAAGTTTCATAAAAAAAGTCAACTCTGAATATGTAAAGCTTAATTTTGATATTGGTCATTTTTTTTGCGTAAGCGAAGATCCCGCACAACTAGTTTACGAGCTTGTAGATTATACGGATCACTTTCATCTAGCAGACATTGCACAAGACAGAGTACATCATCACCTAATACCAGGCCTTGGCGCAATTGACTTTGCCCAAGTTTTTGAGGCCATGGATGAGATAGGATATAGTGGATTTGTCACAGTAGAGCTTTATCCCTATCAGTCAAATCCCGTGGAGGCAGCACAGAAGACATTTGACTATCTCAGAGATATTGCTAAATGAAATAACTTTGTCTTGACATTATTGATACCTGACATTTTATGTGAGACTATTCATGTTTAGAAAATATTTGCAGCTAGTAAGGCTGCCCAACGCATTTACTGCTCCAACAAATGTGGTAGCCGGATATTTCGCAGTAACACCATTCTCTGAGCTAAACTATGTCAATCTCACCATACTAATGGCATCATCTATGCTACTTTATGTTTCAGGAGTAGTATTCAATGATTATTTTGATATCGAAGTGGACAGAAAGGAACGACCATCAAGGCCACTGCCGTCCGGAGCCATATCAAAACAGAGAACGGCGCAAATTGCGGTTGCATCCATGGCATTGGCAATCATGCTTGCCTTTTTTGTTTCGTGGTCAAGTTTTGTCATTTCTTTTTTTCTTTCATGCATGATATTTGGGTATGACTACAGATTAAAGAATAACAAAATTTTCAGCCCAATAACAATGGGAGGGACTAGATTTTTCAATGTAATTATGGGTGCAAGTGCTTCGCTTCAATTGTCTTTCCATCCTAATTTATCTGGACTTGTTTTTGTGGCAGGCTCTGTCTTTTTGTATGTTGTAGTTATTACGCTTTTTAGCAAAAAAGAACTAAGCGGAATAAAATCAAAACGACATACAGTAATTTTCTTTTCAGTCATTTATGGAATCATTGCATCAATAACAATTGCAACTTTTCTTGAATTCATCAAGACAGATAGTCTTGTGATTTTGGTACCTTATACCATCATCATGAGTCTCATCATCAAGCAGGCCCTCGCAGGTGATGCATCATCCATTCAAAACGTGATCAAGAATATGGTAATTTCAATAATAATTCTTGACAGCATATTTGTAAGTGGATTTGCAGGGTTGTCATATGGATTACCAACTCTGTTGTTCTTGGTGCCAGCTATTCTCTTGTCAAAAAAATTTTATGTTACATAGACTGAGTTTAAGTAGTGGAACACAAATATTATTCTAGGAGCTGAATAAAAAATATCTACAAAAAACATTATTGTAATTAATGTTGTTGGCTTGGAGCACAGACATTTGAATTCTGATCTTACTCCCAACATATCAACACTGGCGCAAAAAGGGGAAAGCGCAAAAATGGAGCCTGTCTTTCCCTCTGTTACATGTACCGTTCAGGCAAGCATACTTTCCGGACTATACCCAAGCGAGCACGGCATAATTGCTAACGGGCTGTATGACAGAGACAGTCACACAGTCTCCTTCTGGGAACAGCCAAGTGCGCTTGTCCAAAGGGAAAGGTTATGGGATATTCTAAAAAGCAAGTCATCTAATTTGCCCTCCAGTGTTAAGACCGCAGTTCTTTTTTGGCAAAACACAATGTTTGCAAACTCGGATATAATCATTACACCAAGACCACTTCACATGGGAGACGGAAGCATGATACAATGGTGCTATTCAAAGCCTATAGAATATTATGAAAGTGTAGCAAAATCCATTGGTGAGTTTAACCTTGCAACATATTGGGGGCCCATGGCATCACACAGATCAAGTGAATGGATTGGCAAGGCAGCAGAGTATACTCTAGAAAAGTCACGTCCAAACTTGATGTTTGTATACATACCACATGTCGATTACTCTGCTCAAAGGTTTGGCACTAATAGCAGCCAGGTGCACGACGATCTAAAAAAAGCAGATAGTATTGTAGGAAACATTGTAGAAAAGGCAACAAAATTGGGAATGGCAGATACTACAGAATTTATAATTATTTCAGAATATGCGTTCAATGATGTTTCAGGAGCTATTCCTTTGAATGTAAAACTTAGGGAAGCAGGACTGCTGGACATTAGGACCATCGGAGAAAAAGAATACATTGACTTTGAGCTCAGCAGGGCATTTGCCATGGTGGATCACCAAGTAGCACATATTTACGTCAAGGATGATTTTATAGACAAGACATACAAGGTGCTGAAAAATATTCCAGGAGTAGAAAAAATCTTGACAAAAAAAGAACAAAAGGAATTGAAGATAGACAATCAAAGAAGCGGTGAGCTAATTGCAATATCTACAA
Coding sequences within:
- a CDS encoding alkaline phosphatase family protein, producing the protein MNVVGLEHRHLNSDLTPNISTLAQKGESAKMEPVFPSVTCTVQASILSGLYPSEHGIIANGLYDRDSHTVSFWEQPSALVQRERLWDILKSKSSNLPSSVKTAVLFWQNTMFANSDIIITPRPLHMGDGSMIQWCYSKPIEYYESVAKSIGEFNLATYWGPMASHRSSEWIGKAAEYTLEKSRPNLMFVYIPHVDYSAQRFGTNSSQVHDDLKKADSIVGNIVEKATKLGMADTTEFIIISEYAFNDVSGAIPLNVKLREAGLLDIRTIGEKEYIDFELSRAFAMVDHQVAHIYVKDDFIDKTYKVLKNIPGVEKILTKKEQKELKIDNQRSGELIAISTKDKWFSYYWWYDIQKAPPFAGTVDIHRKPGYDPLELFFDREKNSIPFDTNLIKGSHGTPANLETGDGLACYVSNHKSGLTKNSSIVKCVDIASHILNNWQIP
- a CDS encoding alcohol dehydrogenase catalytic domain-containing protein; protein product: MKANAAMFYGPDNLVVEEREFSQDNNESVVKVNACAVCGYDARVYRNGHKKVKTPLILGHEICAEVLQDINTSDGVLRSGTRIAVSPIIPCLGCKFCNKHQYNLCNNLREIGSTVDGGFAGYLKIPKEIIKIGGLVQVPDNLKNEEVALLEPLACCLNGFSQLGEIEPESSILIIGDGAIGLTHLQLAKRLHHAKTAVVGKIESRIQKAKSMGADEAFIFGNQTVDDVLSFTDGYGSDIIIVATSNPDALNLATMVAGKNSKINLFSGFSNGHGFSPDPNWLHYNQVSIMGSFSSTPKMLQKAATLASDGMIDLSKIATHRYSLGEIKQAVLATEEFHGLRAVIDKF
- a CDS encoding TatD family hydrolase — encoded protein: MARFFDPHIHMYSRTTDDYVAMAKAGIEVVVQPSFWLGSPRTSVGTFEDYWEHMITFETKRAKDFGIEHFVCISVNPKEATSRPLAIDALEPMKQKYIDRENVVAIGELGYNLINDSEEEVFVKQMELATSKDMLTMVHLPHHSKVDGMNRIEKILKNDHKHKREKILIDHNIEDTIGKTLELGLWAGLSVYPVTKLSPERAAKIIQKHGSDHIMINSAADWGVSDPLSVPLTAQKMKNEGISSTDIEKTTFYNAYDFYKQSPRFTWKP
- a CDS encoding sugar phosphate isomerase/epimerase family protein — its product is MKIAFSTNAFKRYSLEDSIKEIAAIGYEGVEILCDVPHAYPPEFSEKKIQSIKNLLSRNNLQISNLNAFTLYAVGDTYHPSWIEDDEKSRETRVKHTIDCIHMAKKIGAKNISTEPGGPVNGADNHSFAHLEKLFINGLLRASEIAEKQGIKILVEPEPFLLLENSKQFKSFIKKVNSEYVKLNFDIGHFFCVSEDPAQLVYELVDYTDHFHLADIAQDRVHHHLIPGLGAIDFAQVFEAMDEIGYSGFVTVELYPYQSNPVEAAQKTFDYLRDIAK
- the pelF gene encoding GT4 family glycosyltransferase PelF; this encodes MKKVLLINWDGYPNITSGGVYTWTKALIDSMQDYEFVVVNALSNPNCNSVYTVPKNVTQIIDVPIFGSNRYDEFSKERGSLLPKILRTTESIIQNNFLGLYKEFLRAVLSDRCDTKLLEELIVKLHQFLLKYDSKKCLEHHLCWDIFMEQLGRQHLYRHLTMKEALIAFQLIQRNIALLSIQVPKVDIIHCSLAWLPSLIAIYARKESNCPVLITEHGVAYRELLLYYNRFLFDESSKIFWKIFSHNIIRTVYSISDTLTTVCNFNKIWEEKLGANPSKIKVVYNGVDTSKFRPVDVQRNDDRPTIVSVARIDPFKDIVCLTQAIKYVKEEIPDIQCLIYGAGIDLEYCVRCANAVKDLDLEDNVKFMGGTKEPEKAYSAGDIVVISSIMEGFPFTVIEAMACGKAVVASDVGGVREALGDCGLLVRSRRPRELAKGIIRLLQDQELRKKFEKDSLIKINTEFTLDRCVQQFRQEYADLINLYDDKKEKMETIAQ
- a CDS encoding UbiA family prenyltransferase; translated protein: MFRKYLQLVRLPNAFTAPTNVVAGYFAVTPFSELNYVNLTILMASSMLLYVSGVVFNDYFDIEVDRKERPSRPLPSGAISKQRTAQIAVASMALAIMLAFFVSWSSFVISFFLSCMIFGYDYRLKNNKIFSPITMGGTRFFNVIMGASASLQLSFHPNLSGLVFVAGSVFLYVVVITLFSKKELSGIKSKRHTVIFFSVIYGIIASITIATFLEFIKTDSLVILVPYTIIMSLIIKQALAGDASSIQNVIKNMVISIIILDSIFVSGFAGLSYGLPTLLFLVPAILLSKKFYVT